A part of Bufo bufo chromosome 7, aBufBuf1.1, whole genome shotgun sequence genomic DNA contains:
- the LOC121008783 gene encoding gamma-crystallin 1-like — protein MRTKVIHSKAASPMVQIIFYEDRNFQGRSYECNSDSSDLSSYFNRCNSIRVENGNWILYEHPNYRGHQYFLRKGEYPDFQQCMGYNDFIRSCRLTPQHRGPFMLRVYEKEDFKGQMMEFTEDCPHVHEQFHYNDIYSCQVLDGYWMFYEEPNYRGRQYYLRPGEFRRYSDWGASNARIGSFKRVQYLH, from the exons atgcGCACAAAAGTCATTCACAGTAAGGCAGCTTCTCCAATGGTTCAG ATTATCTTCTATGAGGACAGAAACTTCCAGGGTCGCTCCTATGAGTGCAACTCTGACTCCTCTGATCTGTCTTCATACTTCAATCGCTGTAACTCTATTCGAGTGGAGAACGGAAACTGGATCCTGTATGAACATCCCAACTACAGAGGACACCAGTACTTCCTTAGAAAAGGGGAATATCCTGACTTTCAGCAATGTATGGGTTACAATGACTTCATCAGATCATGTCGTTTAACACCACAG CATCGAGGACCATTCATGCTTAGAGTCTATGAAAAAGAAGATTTTAAAGGTCAGATGATGGAGTTCACTGAAGATTGTCCTCATGTCCATGAGCAATTCCACTACAATGACATCTACTCCTGCCAGGTGCTTGATGGGTACTGGATGTTCTATGAAGAGCCCAACTACAGGGGACGTCAGTATTACCTGAGGCCTGGAGAGTTCAGAAGATACAGCGACTGGGGAGCTTCTAATGCCAGGATTGGTTCTTTCAAAAGAGTTCAGTATctacattaa